The following proteins are encoded in a genomic region of Lytechinus variegatus isolate NC3 chromosome 7, Lvar_3.0, whole genome shotgun sequence:
- the LOC121419296 gene encoding uridine diphosphate glucose pyrophosphatase NUDT14-like isoform X1, translating into MADKISDVSVSLCSSSQYVTPFRLLYKQDGVKKTWDYIKGHDSIAILLYNKDRDVFPVVKQFRPAVYAAKIQAFTDGQIVDTAKHKGEEGMCIELCAGIMDKNKDVTEMAQAEVLEETGYKVPLENLKKITSFRNEVGVNGALMTLFYAEVTDQMKVDSGGGLVDEGEQIEVIDLSGKDVIRYMMDENIEKPVAMMFAFTWFFFMKGKMDMYTR; encoded by the exons ATGGCCGATAAAATATCTGATGTCAGTGTTTCTCTTTGTTCTAGTTCTCAGTATGTGACACCTTTCCGACTGCTATATAAACAG GATGGTGTGAAAAAGACATGGGACTACATCAAAGGACATGACAG CATTGCAATTCTCTTATACAACAAGGACAGGGATGTATTTCCAGTTGTAAAGCAATTCAGACCAG CGGTGTATGCAGCCAAAATCCAGGCATTCACTGATGGACAAATAGTGGACACTGCCAAGCataaaggagaggaagggatgTGCATTGAACTTTGTGCAGGGATCATGGACAAGAATAAAGATGTTACAGAGATGGCTCAAGCAGAGGTCTTAGAAGAAACAGGTTACAAAGTTCCTCTGGAAAACCTCAAGAAAATAACAAGTTTCAG GAATGAAGTTGGTGTGAATGGAGCATTGATGACACTGTTTTATGCTGAAGTTACCGATCAAATGAAAGTCGATTCTGGTGGGGGATTAGTGGATGAAGGTGAACAGATTGAGGTCATTGACCTATCAGGCAAAGATGTAATAAGATACATgatggatgaaaatattgaaaagccAGTTGCCATGATGTTTGCCTTTACCTGGTTTTTCTTCATGAAAGGTAAAATGGATATGTACACCAGATGA
- the LOC121419298 gene encoding ergosterol biosynthetic protein 28-like, producing MANAFTKVLRFWIFLVGFMAVGSAMQAFMESSFLATRMYTQAQEMVNAVLGRLFGTWTLLAGAVRMMCSYDMRNRAVYDLTLFSFILAFIHFTTEYLVFETVELSFGIVSPLVISGVSIIMMLQGYYFVFEDEDVPTPTESKKKK from the exons ATGGCCAATGCTTTCACAAAGGTGCTCAGATTTTGGATCTTCTTGGTTGGTTTCATGGCAGTAGGAAGTGCAATGCAGGCCTTCATGGAAAGTTCTTTTCTTGCAACGCGGATGTACACACAGGCTCAAGAGATGG TGAATGCCGTTTTGGGACGATTATTTGGAACTTGGACTTTGCTTGCCGGGGCAGTAAGAATGATGTGTTCTTATGACATGAGGAATAGAGC GGTGTACGACTTGACTCTGTTCTCATTCATTCTAGCCTTCATACACTTTACTACTGAGTATCTTGTATTTGAGACAGTTGAGCTTAGCTTTGGTATTGTTTCTCCTCTGGTAATATCAG GTGTTTCTATCATTATGATGCTACAAGGATATTACTTTGTGTTTGAAGATGAGGATGTACCAACCCCAACAGAatctaaaaagaagaaataa
- the LOC121419296 gene encoding uridine diphosphate glucose pyrophosphatase NUDT14-like isoform X2, protein MADKISDVSVSLCSSSQYVTPFRLLYKQDGVKKTWDYIKGHDSIAILLYNKDRDVFPVVKQFRPAVYAAKIQAFTDGQIVDTAKHKGEEGMCIELCAGIMDKNKDVTEMAQAEVLEETGYKVPLENLKKITSFRCGVGTEGTQQTLFYAEVTDQMKVSSGGGLVEEGEMIEVIDLSRQEAFKCIMDESIAKPCGMMFAFTWFFFMKDKEETSS, encoded by the exons ATGGCCGATAAAATATCTGATGTCAGTGTTTCTCTTTGTTCTAGTTCTCAGTATGTGACACCTTTCCGACTGCTATATAAACAG GATGGTGTGAAAAAGACATGGGACTACATCAAAGGACATGACAG CATTGCAATTCTCTTATACAACAAGGACAGGGATGTATTTCCAGTTGTAAAGCAATTCAGACCAG CGGTGTATGCAGCCAAAATCCAGGCATTCACTGATGGACAAATAGTGGACACTGCCAAGCataaaggagaggaagggatgTGCATTGAACTTTGTGCAGGGATCATGGACAAGAATAAAGATGTTACAGAGATGGCTCAAGCAGAGGTCTTAGAAGAAACAGGTTACAAAGTTCCTCTGGAAAACCTCAAGAAAATAACAAGTTTCAG ATGTGGAGTAGGCACTGAAGGAACCCAACAGACATTATTTTATGCTGAAGTTACTGATCAAATGAAAGTCAGCAGTGGGGGTGGTTTGGTTGAAGAAGGCGAAATGATTGAGGTCATTGATCTCAGTCGCCAGGAGGCCTTTAAATGCATTATGGATGAGTCAATTGCTAAACCATGTGGAATGATGTTTGCATTTACATGGTTCTTCTTTATGAAAGACAAGGAAGAGACATCATCATGA
- the LOC121419296 gene encoding uridine diphosphate glucose pyrophosphatase NUDT14-like isoform X3 produces the protein MADKISDVSVSLCSSSQYVTPFRLLYKQDGVKKTWDYIKGHDSIAILLYNKDRDVFPVVKQFRPAVYAAKIQAFTDGQIVDTAKHKGEEGMCIELCAGIMDKNKDVTEMAQAEVLEETGYKVPLENLKKITSFRTGVGVKGTLQTLFYAEVTDQMKVSSGGGLVDEGEQIEVIEISGQDALETIMDETLTKPVGMMFAFTWFFFMKDRK, from the exons ATGGCCGATAAAATATCTGATGTCAGTGTTTCTCTTTGTTCTAGTTCTCAGTATGTGACACCTTTCCGACTGCTATATAAACAG GATGGTGTGAAAAAGACATGGGACTACATCAAAGGACATGACAG CATTGCAATTCTCTTATACAACAAGGACAGGGATGTATTTCCAGTTGTAAAGCAATTCAGACCAG CGGTGTATGCAGCCAAAATCCAGGCATTCACTGATGGACAAATAGTGGACACTGCCAAGCataaaggagaggaagggatgTGCATTGAACTTTGTGCAGGGATCATGGACAAGAATAAAGATGTTACAGAGATGGCTCAAGCAGAGGTCTTAGAAGAAACAGGTTACAAAGTTCCTCTGGAAAACCTCAAGAAAATAACAAGTTTCAG GACTGGAGTCGGTGTGAAGGGAACCTTGCAGACACTGTTTTATGCTGAAGTTACCGATCAAATGAAAGTCAGTTCTGGTGGGGGATTAGTGGATGAAGGTGAACAAATTGAGGTTATTGAAATCAGTGGTCAGGATGCCTTAGAGACCATTATGGACGAGACCCTTACCAAGCCAGTGGGAATGATGTTTGCATTCACATGGTTCTTTTTCATGAAGGACAGAAAGTAG